ATTTCAAAAAAAGACCCTTGAAATCATTTTTTAGCAATGGAAGTTTGGTCTGATACCACTAGAAAAAATTCAAGTTATGAAATATAGAAAGCATGGCCAAACTACATATGACCAAAGTGGAAATTGTTACAACAGtcttttaaaagcagaaagaatATGAAGCAGCATGTTGAGAGAAATGAAGATGTACTAGGAGGAAGACTGCTCTGAAACCTCAGGAGAGCCAACAATTATAAGCCCTACAACTAAATCTTTATAACTGTATTTAAATCAAAGAATACTGCTAAATCCCTTAACAAGAACCTAGTCACATCTTACAAAGACTAtgaaatgctaatttattttcctTAGCATTTGAAGGAAACTATCGTATTCCATTATCATTAGAGGTAGTGAAATTTACATTACTTTCCCAGAGACAGGTAGCCAAATATTGACTGAATTATATCATTCCGCCTGCTTAAAACTTTCAATGGCTTCCCACTGAATTTAGATTACAATCCAAACCCTCTGCCCATGGCAATAAAGTCCTAAATTACTGTTCACTGTGTTACTCCACCAGAATGTAAGCACCATGAGACAAGAGAAACTTGTCTGTGTTCTTCACCAACATACTCCCAAGATCTAGGATAATGCCTGGTATATAATAGGTACCTGAATATCTGAAGAATTCATTAATTAGCTACACTAATTCTAGACAATCACAGTACAGATAATGTGAAATAGGAAATCTTTCAACCACTTACAAATCAAAGGTAGactccacttcacctctaattccTTTCTGCCTCAATCCTGTTAGTAACCTAGTTATGAGGTAGTAGATAGGTGATGGTTCATTAATGGAAGACAGTCTACGTTATGTACGAACACATATATACACTCAATTTTAATTTAAGGTACATCGTACTCACGTCATTTTTAGGTTAATAGCTGAAAACTCAAGGATACCTCAATTGGTTACTGGCTATATATCCCTTAGGCAAGTCACAAAATCTTTCTGGTATATCCCCTTAGCACTTCATAAACAGTGGCCCTTCTTCATAGATTGTTAGGAGGCAAAACTAAATACTGATTAAGTTCCTTGGAGAAATAATTACTTAACTATAAAACTGTCACTTAAGGGACAATTTCAAGTGAAAAATTCCATGGCAATTGTCTTTATTCTCCTTGTCTGCTGAAACAGCTTTGACTCTATCTTCTAGAAACTTCCCCTTCTCAGACTGAGACAGAACACTATACCGGCTCTCTTACCTGGGCTTCTTTTCCAGCAACTCTTTCTCTTCCCATGCCTTAAAAACGATATTATCCCAGGTTTATATCACAGTACTCTGCTCTCTATAGGTCAGTGTTGCTCAACATGTGGTTCACTGACCAAAGAATTCAGAATCACCTGAAGAGCTTGTAGAAAGAATCCTGGGCCTTGCTGGTCCTAAAATTTCCCACAATGTCTGGGGATGGGAGTGAAAGGTCTATAGGTTTTCCAAGTACCACGAATGATAATACACTCTATAGTATGAAATCCACTGCTCAGGCACTCTTTCAAGTTTGCAGCTTTAATCACATCCTCAGCCTACAAAAAACAGGAGTGAGGTAGGACAGTACAGTAGCCAAAGGCCCTGCCTGAGACAGCCTTGGTTAGAACGGTGGCTCAGTCACCTATTAGCTGTCAAATTATGGTCAGTGGTGAGTTATTCATGCCTGTCTGCCTGACATGTTGATCCCAACTTCCCTCCACCATTCCAAGTCCTTCTCCAAAAAACGAATGCTTTTGTAAAGCCCTTCACACCTGTTCATATACTCATTCATATACCCTTATCACCTGTAAAAATTCATGAGCAAATAATCAAATATTGGCCTGGGTTCTCTCCTATAGTTGTCTTACCCTATTAACTCTTTCCTGTATTTAACTATTTACCTCTTTATACCCATAATCAGAGTATAATTATGTTGCTGAAAGGGATAGGGGATATTGACTATTTAATACTTTCCACATTCAGCATCAGTTTCTAATACACAGCCAGTACTCGAATAATTGTAGAGAAACTAACtgaaaactcaataataaaatcaTTTGGGTTGAGGAACTTTAATTTTACTTCGCGGTAATCTCTTCTTGGTCGATAAGACTAACGTGTTTGAGGCTTgaagaaattttgtttttcaataaagTATCTCTGCTAAGAACTGAAAATTCACTTAATTATAAGTTATTAAATAAAAAGATCTTTTAACCAGGGAAACTCAAGGAGAGTAAAAGAATTGGAAAGGGACATGGAGGTGGTAGTCAAGAGAAGCCATAAGATATactgttgcaaaaaaaaaaaatactgtacgAACTACAAGCACTAAATTTATTGCCTCAGGTAAAGAGCATATGAACAATTGTGTGACAAGCTATGGAAGTGGCCATTTTAAAATCTGGGTTGTTCCACTGAAGTAAGGGTATTCCCTATTTTCAATGTTAATACTTATAGCCAGGATTCTCAAAGTGAGCGTAAGTTAACTCAGAAGTTTTTAAGTTCTCAGAACTATATTCTTTATAGCAGAACCCTAAATTTAGGTCATATGAAAGACATTGGGAAGCCATACATATACCCTAAAAGGCCCGTGACCAATTTATAAAATCAGAACTTTGGGTCTAACACTTAACCTGGTTAATAATTTTTCCACCACAGTACAGAtgagaataaaattatttcatgaataGTTTAAAAAACTTGCCATGCTGTGTATCTCACCATTTTGTATAATATGGTTTCatatacaaataaacaaatgccGTTTGCAACATTATTTTCCTTGTTCTTGAGAGATGAAGCATGAGACCTTAGATAGCAAATATGCAGAAGAGGAAGACTAACATGAGGTTCCTCAAATCTGCAGagtgatttaaaatatttgtttactaATTGGAAAAAGTATTTAATGGGCTTTGAATGAGTAGCAAGGGAAATAAAATTAACACACTGGATTAACATTTCCAACACTTATAACATGTTTAAAGAAGTGTAGGTGAGAGATCATTTAGCAAGGCCTTGGGTGGCAGCCACCTCTCATAACCAAGTCTGTTTTTAAAACTCCTATGAGATTCTGagaacctaattaaaaaaaaaaacttgtactTTGTTTTTCCCCTTTTACTACATTAAAGTATGTGTACAAAAGTTGTCCCACTAAGCAAGCCAAAGGGCTCAATCAAACCTGTGGGAAAAGTATCTATTACAGATCAGATATTGTAGTTACCAGATACTTTTAAGTCTTctggaaaagatgaaaaagaaaaatcctatcTCCTGAAAAGTCTTGATTCCacttaaaataaagcaaagaaaccTAAGTTGTTATTAATTACACAAAAAGATATATTTGTGATAAGATGCCAAAGCTTCACACTTGATTatgtagggggtggggaggatagCTCAAAAGACAAGGCTGGTAGGActaaaaggacaataaaaaatggTAAGTTGACAAAAGCCAGCCTTTTCTCAGCACTCACTGTACACTTCCCTAAAGTTGCAGTTGCCTAGTTTTATGATTGCGTgacaagaaaaacaagaaaaattaaccATTTTGAATAAAACACCTATCATTCCCAATCTGATGATGTACTGAATCTTTTTGCTATGTACAATACCCTTAACGGAGTTTTAGAAATCAGTGTAATCAGCAatggcttttttttgttttttcaaggaaTAAGCCCTCCTGCATCATTAAATCACAACTAAGGGTGAAGGCCAAGGACACtgaaaaaatagtgaaaattttaaaggaCATCAAGGCTTTAGGCCCCAAATCCATAATCAAGATGTTAATGCTTTGGCTCAcgcattaaaagaatttttaaaatgataaataaatcaGAACAAAAGTTCTGGCCAGAATTTTGTACTTTAGTGAGGGAAGATAGTAATGGCAGCAGAGTGCCCTAAAGTTGTCCATCCAGAGACATACCcaaaacattaaaagccctcaccCTATTAATTATAATGCATTTTTGACCTCTAAAATCCTTCTTACCTGTTTACAAGGGTTTACACAGCTGTTTGCCACTGGAACACCACCTTGCAGAGCATAACCATGGCATCCTTTGTTGATAATCACCTGTTGCCTAGCAATCATCATCCCGCATGGAGACAGACAGCACTAGGGCTCTTCCATCCGAGGTTAAAATTCAAAACAAGCCCAACAAGCCTGCATTTCAAGGTGGTCTTCGTCTGCAACTAGTTAGGTTTAAAACTGGCAAACAACAACAAATGGTGTCTGAAGCCAATGGTGCAGCATTGCTGGCTTCCTCTTGAACTCCAGCGTTGTCACTGTGCACCGAAGTCTCCTGCTGCAAACAGGGGAGTTGTTCTCCTGTACTGGGAACAGGCTTCCAAAGCTCAGGAGCCCCTGTACAGGACAATGCAGGAACTAAAGGCAAATACTTTTTCTCCTTAAGGATGCCTCCATTTTTTTCCTCACAATCTGTACTACCAACCGAAGTGACTGGGCCTGAGTGTGCGTTCGTACCTATGAAACCGTCACGGTGCATGCACATCCAAGGCATGTGGAACCAGAGGTCAAATAAGGCACAGATACCAAGTAACGGTTCTAATTACAAACACTAGCTCTCAGGAACTCTTCATCCATTCAGAGCTAAACCCATCACTGCATAACTCTGGTAAGAAGCCCCTGGAGATGGAGGAGCTCCTCAAATGTGTCAGGAAAGGCTTTATTAACATcatcattaacatttaaaaagcaaacttggagcatttctctttcttttggcaATTTGGTGCAAATGTTAAGTGCAAGATAAAGCAATTTCAAACTTTTcttcaaattaaaaatgaaactaagGCCAAACGTGATGGGTgaacaaaataaatcaaaaacTTATCAGCAACTCCGGCTCTTCAAACCAGCAAAGCCCCCGACTTGTGCACTGTGGTGAGGCTTAGGGTGCCCGCACCGGCTTCTTGCATGCCAGCAAACAGCACCATTTCCTCATCACGTTGAGGACTGAGAAGCAAATGATCCCCTTCACTGCAAACAAAGGGGGGTCACAGTAACACTAGTGATCCTTCAGAATTGACACACTGTGATAGTCAAAATGAAATTGATGGTCTCCCTGCTTCTTGCTCAAGACACACAAGATCTGAGCAGCAGCAAGTACCCCCTCAGCTGCAAACAAAGGGGTCAAAGGTTTGCCGTCAATTCACTTCCAGGCAGAAAAACATTTTCCTCAAAAGAAACAATTTATttagaataaaacaaaagcagCTCAACTGAGAGCGCACGTTTGAGTGACAGCTACTTTTAAGCTGTGTGAGCCATAAAAAgggtttttctttacttttccagAAATCTTGTGTACACAGCACAAAGCAAAGAGGTCATTTTTTCCACTTAAAACACCGGCATTGGCATCACAATAGCAGATACACAACTTTAAGCTGCCATTTTAGTAAAATGCACAAATACTAAACAGATTAGCTTTCTTCCATCAAGAGGCCCATGTAAACTCCACATAGGCCACAACTTCTCTTCAAAAAGGTCCATTAGAACTTTGAATTCCATATCTTCATCCGTTGTTCACCAGTTTTGCTTgcgggggggggaaaaaaaggttattCAGTACAAAtgtttacaatattaaaaaaatatatatatttcccctaTTCCATTATAGATGAACATAATGTTAACAAGACCTTCCTGGATAGTCCACCTTGACTTCAAAAAGCACCAATAATACCCACTGGCACAAACCTTGAAATGAATTTACTGTATGAAGAGACACATAACAACTAGAAcaaagggtgtttttttttttaaagacttcaaTTAAGTAAGGTTTTTTAGGACAgaaaagaccctttataaaactcATATAACTGAGTAAAatgaccacaaaaaaaaaaaaatccagaaaaaaaggaagtttATAATCAATTGATTCTATCAATATATTCCACatataacttaaaaaaagtaaaactataaaaAGGTGGATTCTAGTCAAACTTGTACccctctattttcattttataatttatatggaGCAAAACAGAATACTCCACTACTGTACAAAGGGGTCAAGATACAAAGTCATTTAAAAATCCACCTTTGTATGTGTCACCAAAGAAAGCagctgttattttcttttaagagagAACACAAACAATTGCTAAATAGGCAAAGAACACTTCAGGACTCTTTTCAATGCTCTTTAAATCATACATATAAAACTCTTCATTAAACTTAACAATTTTCTGTGGTTACCAGCAATTATTGTCTCCCTTTAAGGACATCTCTATAACCAAAATGTTAACAAGGTCAgcttcatttctcttctttttcttatacCTACATCCTACCTCAAAACCAAACTACTGTggcagaaacagaaaacaatatatTTATGTCCAGAAATTCtctacaaaaaataatttttcacataAAGGTCATTAAGGCCCTCTCTCAAAAGGATTTCCTAATTCTGTTACCAGAGGGTTTTTGGTGAATGGTTCCTGTATGGACCCAAACTACAGTTCAATGAGTAATACCACTGTCTAAagtggatttaaaatttttagctcacaaaaagaaaaaagaaaaaacattgtcAGTGAAAACCTGCTCATAAAGAAGTCTCCAAATAAAAAGGTCTGACTTGGAAATCAACAACCAATCTTACCTTTACTACTATACCTCAAATGATGTGAACGAGTCAAGAAGGACCAAAGTATACATTATCTTCCAAGTATGACAATAGCCTATCCTAGCCAGAGGATGGACATTTTAAGATGTAATCTTAAATCCACTGTCAGTTGAGTCAAAATAGGCATCTTAAAACAGGAAGTGAAAACTTTGGGTGGAAAATTCTTTATAGGAATCCCAGTTACAATcaacaaaataatattaaaaaattaagtagaaCTACTGGCTAGGAGATGAATAATTGcttaattttctttaaactttgAATGTGTAATCTAAAAGCCTTAATTATCTTAATGTTTTTACTAGTTACACTTAATAAgccattaaatttaaaaaaaaaattgaaaaattggtGCTTACAAAGAACAGCCAGTGCTGGGATTATAAAATTCTGGCTAATGAGAATTAGAAGCAGTTTTAGACTTTTGCTTTTAGTCTAACTCCAAAGGTTTaaatatatggtttatgaatattaTGAACCTGTGTGACAAAATGGGCAACACAAAAGATTCATTGAACGATGGCACTCTGTAGGTGAACACCAAACTAAACATAATCAATTATTCAAAATACATACATTTAGAAATGGTATCAAACCTGTTTCAAAAACATCGAAGCACTAATTGCCCAGAACTAACACAAGTGGCAATGTCGAACAAAGATTCAAACAAACATGGGGTAAAAACCATAGTACTCTTCCCTAAGCTTTTCacaaggacttttaaaaaaaaaagaaaggggaaaaaaacacactttGGATTATAGTAACATTAGGTGTCATGAACTTTACTTTCCAAAATAGTAAAATCATTTGTCCAACCATATTATCAAGATATTCAAAAGTTAATGGTTAGAGATGATTTAAACTagaaaaatgtattcagcaaCAAACTGTACTTTGATCCCATGTATGCACAGACTCCACACTTGTATTAGTTTCTGAACAGGTGTCTACTCCATATTAGAGTGTAAAGCACTGCTTTCTGAAAGCAAAAAGCACCAAAATAGTCTGAACTGTAGAATTTCAGGTATGTTTCCTAGAGGCACACCCCAAGACCTTTGTGCTCATAACCTAATACGTCCTTTCTCACAAAATGGCTAGTTTTCcacagtttaaaaacaaaaacaaaacaaaaaacccacaaaactttttttaaaaaatcacaaatgcataataaaaaccaaaaagatGATCTTGCAGTGATAAGGCTTCCATGCTGACATGCATTAGACACCTGTCataatggaaaacaaaaaattaaatggcATTTCCCTGGGTTATTATTGGTGCTATTTCAAAACTGCCAGCTTTGATATCAAAAAGAAAACCGTTGGGTTCTGCCAGGCTTTCAATAAGTCACTTTCACAGAATAGAAACATGACCATGATCCAGAAGGTCCTAAAGTTTCTAATCATAATTAACTATAGCAGGCcttagcttaagtcttcagcctTTGATTCAAGAGAGGAGAAATTACACTTACTCATAACCTGAGAAACTAGGGGAAAAAGGACTGTAGGtgagaaaacaaatgagaaagtcATCCATTACTATTAAGCAGCAAAAGTCTTTGTTAAGAACCAGAAGTTAATATAATcctcagcttaaaaaaaaaaacaaaaacaaaaaaaacacatgagggtggattaaattatttcatatgattatAATACTTCCCAGGTGTCTccgaaaataataaaaaaggatttTCCTACACTGAcatttccattttctctgaacACGAGTGAGAATATTAAACATGAAATTTCAAAGATActtaaaacatttccaaatgtAATGTGACCAtctctttaaatatgaaaataagagCTCAAGTCAAAAAAGAGCACGTCAAAGGCATTTTATGATAACTTTTCAACCCAGATATGGCTAATCAATGCCCACTAAAACAAAAGGAGCCTTATGAGCCTGCAAAAAACTCTATTATTGAAACCAGAAATTTGGATGgatacaaaaacaaagaacacttATTTCTGAAAAATGCACAATTAAGTTAGAACTGTATCTGCTACACCTCTCTGAAAAAGGTCAGTATAAACACCACCACACACCAATCACTGACTAAAGAATTCTGATTTTAGAAGCACCTACTTTCTTGCATACTAGTGTAATCATAAGTCACATATGGTTTGTAACATAGTCCTCAATTTTTACTGAACAGTTACAGCTACAAACCAAAAGTGCATATATGGGATACAAAACTCAGGAACTAGTGATAAAAACGCACATATTAAAACAAACTCTGGGAACCAAActgtattttaagaaaaatattcatatacctgattaaaataattatatttctatacAATATAATTGTGTACTTATATTTTTGAGATGCCTGAACAAATTTTAGTCACCCAAATTATTATTTCTGATACAGGAATTATTCACCAATCAAGTCACTTTTAGGTGTATAATACCATCTTTATACAATCACTGGACTCTTTTCTCCAAATTGACTTACCAAACAAAATGTTTTGAAACTTGGAGGATTTTTGaacttaaggttaaaaaaaagtttttaaaaaagggggaaaaagttaCTCACAAGGTGGGAACTCCTAGTTAAAGCAAGTCCATCTGCCTGCTACCTTTAGGACATCCCTTGCACTTAAAATAATACCTAAACTGTCTTGACTTCTATTTTAAAGaggtttataaaaatataaaaaagaaaaagctacaaCTAAACAACTGCTTCAAAAGAAAACTGCCTCTGATGCTGTATCCCATTACACATCACAAAACAAGAACCATGTCAAAGTAGTAAATACAAATTATACATGGACTTTAAGACGCACCACGGACAATGATCATGACCAGGTAATCTTCTTCAGATTTGGCCAGTGCCTTGGCAGGGGAATCCAGGAACTGCTGGGAGAACTCACAGGGTGGGAAGGCATGAAGGACCCCGGTGTTCTCCTTGTCTTTGTTGCCCCCCACAGGGAGGCTGATCACCCCAGCGGCCTGCTTTTGCTTTAAATAGGACACGAGGTTCCTAAGGGGCCTCTGAGTAGAAGTGGCAGTGTCTGATGGGGCCGAGGAGGACCGGTTGTCAGAACTTCCAGGCACAGCCAGAAGAATGGCATAACCATTGGGCCCTGCCACTTTAATGCGACGAGTTACTTCATCCAACTTGGGCTGGTCCAAACGGAGACGCTGCGTGATCTTGAGCTGGGCTACTTTGCCTCCAGTTGAACCCTCCACAAGAAGACTACTAGCCACTTGAAGGTCACCCTGCAACAGATGCATGTTAGATGGGAAGTTGCTGTTCTTCAGAAGAAGCATGCCCTGCCAGGCCAAACAGAGTTTGGGAGAGGATGCTGCTGCAGGTGCTGTCCCACCATCCTGTTTCTGGGAAGGGGACTTCAGTTTTGATGAAGCAGTGCTGGTGCTGGGTGTACTCCCATCAGGCCGGTCTTCTTTTTTCAGAGGGCTTTTTCCCTCAATGGGAGCAGCTGTCCGGTGCTTCCTATCCCGTTCAGCTGATGCAGAGTTTTTACGGTCTCGCTTGTCACCTTGGCTCTTTTCCAAACTACCTCGTCTGTCTCTGATTGGAGATGGCCTTTCCAAGAGAAGAAGACGGGAAGATCGATCATTGTCACTGTTGTAGCGATCGCGGCTACTGCTCAATTCTGGACTGCGGTCAGGAGAAGGAGCGCAGTGACGTTTTCGTGGACGGTCACTCTCAGGGGACCTATCCAGATGCCGTCCCCCACTCTCCTCAGGCAGCCTTCGCTTCCTAggctggtctctgctgctgggCAGGTCTCTCTCACTTCTGTCCCGGTCCAAGGACCAGCCATCCCGCCTGCGATCAAGGCTATCCAAAGGCTCATAAGCAGGCACGGCAGTAGCTGTAGTCCGAGTGCTGCGCTCACGGACTGGAGGTGGGGGTGGCACCCAGTCAGAGTCAGGATAAAGGTCCCTGTCACGATCTCTGTATAGTAAGGGTGGTGTCCTATCCCGAGCACCCCTCAGAGGGTCAGGTGCCCGATGTCCAAAAGCATCTGTCACCAGCTCATAATGAGTCAGGGGCAAGGGCTGCAGATATTGCTGCTGGTAACGATGTTCTGTGTCTGCAAAGTCTACTCTAAGGCGACGGTCTGGGCCACCAAGTGGGAAGCCCCGCATATGGGTCCAAGCAGCATGAGCTGCATCCAGGCTTTCGTACTGGATATAAGCCCAACTATCACCTTTGCGGTAGTCTATGGTGCGTATGGTGCCAAATCGGTCAAATTCTCGTGCCAGGGCAGCAAGAGGCACCCAAGGTCCCAAGCCACCTACCCAAAGTCGGGTGGTAGGTGTAGCTTTACCATAACCAATTTTGATAGGATTCCGAATGATAATTTTGCCAGACATTGCTAGTTTGGCCCGGTGAGACATGTCCAGGTTCTCAAATTTGAGAAAACCATAAGTACTGGTCTGGCCCCGAGAAGGCCGTTTGATGTCTACTTCTGTGATGACTCCAAAGCGATCAAAAGCCCTTCTTAGGTCACTCTCTGTCACAGTGATATCTAGGTTGCCCAAGAAAAGCGTCCGGTTTGCTCGCTGATCATCCTCAGGTGAAATCTCATCCACTTCTCTGAAAGGAGCAGCACCAGCTCCACCTCCCACCCTTGGCTCAAGACTGTAGGCCGGGCGCACTCTCTCATAAAACGGGTAGTCTCGCTCTCTCTCCAACTCTCGGGGCAACGGTGGCGGAGGTGGAGGGGGCAAGCGGCCAAGAGCCAACTGCTGCAACCGGTAGTCTCTGTATCCCAAGGCAGCACCACCCGGGGAAAGTGATCTCTGGCCTCCACCACCTCCCCCAGGAGGGTGCCGGTGCCCACCTACAGAGGTCCCGACCACGCCGCCGGACGGAGTATAAGTATCTTTGTCTGAAGGAGAGCGGCTGCGGCGCCTGCTCACATACACAGCCTCTATCTTCAGGGGCCGGTCATAGAGCACCAGGCGGCCTCTGGCATGCTTGGCCGCCCGCGCGTCCTCTGGCCGCCGGAAGTTCACAAAGGCTACCCGTTCATCCCCGCTGCCAGAACCCGAGAGATGACTGATTTTGACACTTACATCGCCGAAGCGTTTGAACTCGTGAAACAGACCATCCTCCACCGCTTCGTCACTCAACTGGGACCCCAACTCGCTTATCTTCAGCGTCTTGTATTCCCCGCTGTCCCCGCCACCAGGAGCTGAGGAGGCGGCCCCAGAGGAACGTGACTCCCCGCCTCCACCCCGGGAGCTGCTGCGCGACTCGCCCCCGCCCGAGGAATTTTTGGTGCTTGGGGAGCTGTAACTATGTAAGCGGCTACTGGAGCTGCCCCCACCGGTGTCATACTCGCGGCTGCCACCTCGACTGCTGGACTTATCCAGATGAAGGCTCCGCCGCGACCCGCCGCCGCC
Above is a genomic segment from Dasypus novemcinctus isolate mDasNov1 chromosome 9, mDasNov1.1.hap2, whole genome shotgun sequence containing:
- the RBM15 gene encoding RNA-binding protein 15, producing the protein MRTAGRDPLPRRSPRWRRAVPLCETSAGRRIDQLRGDLLLRPATMKGKERSPVKAKRSRGGEDSTSRGERSKKLGGSGGSNGSSSGKTDGGGGSRRSLHLDKSSSRGGSREYDTGGGSSSSRLHSYSSPSTKNSSGGGESRSSSRGGGGESRSSGAASSAPGGGDSGEYKTLKISELGSQLSDEAVEDGLFHEFKRFGDVSVKISHLSGSGSGDERVAFVNFRRPEDARAAKHARGRLVLYDRPLKIEAVYVSRRRSRSPSDKDTYTPSGGVVGTSVGGHRHPPGGGGGGQRSLSPGGAALGYRDYRLQQLALGRLPPPPPPPLPRELERERDYPFYERVRPAYSLEPRVGGGAGAAPFREVDEISPEDDQRANRTLFLGNLDITVTESDLRRAFDRFGVITEVDIKRPSRGQTSTYGFLKFENLDMSHRAKLAMSGKIIIRNPIKIGYGKATPTTRLWVGGLGPWVPLAALAREFDRFGTIRTIDYRKGDSWAYIQYESLDAAHAAWTHMRGFPLGGPDRRLRVDFADTEHRYQQQYLQPLPLTHYELVTDAFGHRAPDPLRGARDRTPPLLYRDRDRDLYPDSDWVPPPPPVRERSTRTTATAVPAYEPLDSLDRRRDGWSLDRDRSERDLPSSRDQPRKRRLPEESGGRHLDRSPESDRPRKRHCAPSPDRSPELSSSRDRYNSDNDRSSRLLLLERPSPIRDRRGSLEKSQGDKRDRKNSASAERDRKHRTAAPIEGKSPLKKEDRPDGSTPSTSTASSKLKSPSQKQDGGTAPAAASSPKLCLAWQGMLLLKNSNFPSNMHLLQGDLQVASSLLVEGSTGGKVAQLKITQRLRLDQPKLDEVTRRIKVAGPNGYAILLAVPGSSDNRSSSAPSDTATSTQRPLRNLVSYLKQKQAAGVISLPVGGNKDKENTGVLHAFPPCEFSQQFLDSPAKALAKSEEDYLVMIIVRAKLVNNG